In the Methanobrevibacter boviskoreani JH1 genome, one interval contains:
- a CDS encoding NAD-dependent protein deacylase, producing the protein MSSNEKIDKLKEIVDNSNNIVFFGGAGVSTESGIPDFRSNNGIYNTETEYGASPEEIISHSYFIKNPEKFYDYYRKNLIFQNAKPNNCHIGLKKLEDSGKLQAIITQNIDGLHQKAGSENVLELHGSIYRNFCMKCGRPYLIDDVVNCEGIPRCKCGGMIKPDVVLYEEPLNQVILSFAVDYISTCDTLIVGGTSLVVNPAATLIQYFKGKDLVIINKDETPYDSQADVLINDNIGDVFKELMDL; encoded by the coding sequence ATGAGTTCTAATGAAAAAATTGATAAGTTAAAGGAAATAGTCGATAATTCAAATAATATCGTATTTTTTGGTGGAGCAGGAGTGTCAACTGAAAGTGGAATACCTGATTTTAGAAGCAATAACGGAATATATAATACAGAAACAGAATATGGCGCATCACCAGAAGAGATAATATCACACAGTTATTTTATTAAAAATCCAGAAAAATTCTATGATTATTACAGGAAAAATCTAATTTTTCAAAATGCAAAACCAAACAATTGCCATATAGGACTTAAAAAACTAGAAGATTCAGGTAAATTGCAGGCAATTATTACCCAGAACATTGACGGCCTACATCAAAAAGCAGGCAGTGAAAATGTATTGGAACTTCATGGAAGCATATATAGAAACTTCTGCATGAAATGTGGAAGACCATATCTAATTGACGATGTTGTAAACTGTGAAGGTATTCCAAGATGTAAATGTGGTGGAATGATTAAACCCGATGTAGTATTATATGAGGAACCTTTAAATCAGGTTATATTAAGTTTTGCCGTTGACTATATTAGCACATGTGACACATTAATTGTTGGCGGAACCTCCCTAGTAGTAAATCCCGCTGCAACATTGATACAATATTTTAAAGGAAAGGATTTAGTTATAATAAATAAGGATGAAACCCCTTATGATAGTCAGGCAGATGTTTTGATAAACGATAATATAGGAGACGTCTTTAAAGAGCTAATGGATTTATAA
- a CDS encoding MnhB domain-containing protein — MTNKKTSPILKMFALPASLIFICAGILTILGGHITPGGGFQGGAMIAGGIILCLLVFGLDDSPINLSENFITAFESIGALGYIVLGLIGLYFGGSFLYNVGTDFYSIVPSNIVNIFHYPDVTNAGIVPYFNILVGLKVFVGLTAIVIVFLGFKSLSEEKEEEE, encoded by the coding sequence ATGACAAATAAAAAAACCAGTCCTATTCTTAAAATGTTTGCTTTGCCTGCCTCATTGATTTTTATCTGTGCAGGAATATTGACAATATTAGGTGGTCATATTACTCCTGGAGGAGGATTCCAAGGTGGAGCGATGATTGCTGGAGGAATTATCCTTTGTTTATTGGTATTTGGTTTAGATGATTCTCCAATAAATCTTTCAGAGAATTTTATCACTGCCTTTGAATCAATAGGTGCTTTAGGTTATATCGTACTTGGGCTTATTGGTTTATATTTCGGAGGTTCATTTCTATACAATGTAGGTACTGATTTCTATTCAATTGTACCCTCAAATATTGTAAACATATTCCATTATCCTGATGTTACAAATGCGGGAATTGTACCTTATTTCAATATATTGGTAGGTTTAAAGGTATTTGTTGGTTTAACCGCTATTGTAATTGTATTTTTAGGTTTTAAATCTTTAAGTGAGGAAAAGGAGGAAGAAGAATGA
- a CDS encoding energy-converting hydrogenase B subunit H EhbH gives MSNSIRNIVASVAALLFSISLLDVFYNIKAVIQPGISQVYNFLGTQIEPNMVTLIVFDWRGYDTLGESLILVCAVVVVLLVFGKGRLKEGKDDK, from the coding sequence ATGTCAAACTCTATTAGAAATATTGTAGCTTCTGTAGCAGCCCTATTATTTTCAATTTCATTATTGGATGTATTTTATAACATTAAAGCTGTTATACAACCTGGAATTAGTCAGGTTTATAATTTCCTTGGAACCCAAATAGAACCTAATATGGTTACTTTAATTGTTTTTGATTGGAGAGGTTATGATACATTAGGTGAATCCTTAATATTGGTATGTGCAGTTGTGGTTGTTCTTTTAGTATTTGGTAAAGGAAGACTTAAGGAGGGTAAAGATGACAAATAA
- a CDS encoding 4Fe-4S binding protein has protein sequence MKSLIRITLEGIYSNFKRIFFASDRVTDMDLRNDVLNGNVKPEKKVDTDACIGCGGCANVCPTGAITMKRLDQAEWLVDGWAKTEVPVFDSNKCVVCYWCHDFCPIYSLFGEQATVHPNAVGDITIDTKELIEKPFRIPQDKLEFISQYLSDKTIIKNQENKSKNSK, from the coding sequence ATGAAAAGTCTAATTAGAATCACATTAGAAGGTATTTATTCTAACTTTAAGAGGATTTTTTTTGCTTCAGATAGAGTTACTGATATGGATTTAAGAAATGATGTCTTAAATGGTAATGTTAAACCTGAAAAGAAAGTTGATACCGATGCTTGTATTGGTTGTGGTGGTTGTGCTAATGTCTGTCCAACCGGTGCCATAACTATGAAACGATTGGATCAAGCAGAATGGTTAGTTGATGGTTGGGCTAAAACTGAAGTTCCTGTATTTGATAGTAATAAATGTGTTGTATGTTATTGGTGTCATGATTTCTGTCCAATATACTCCTTATTTGGTGAGCAGGCAACAGTTCATCCAAATGCCGTTGGAGATATTACTATTGATACAAAGGAATTAATTGAGAAACCATTTAGAATACCTCAGGATAAACTTGAGTTTATTTCTCAGTATTTATCAGATAAAACTATTATTAAGAATCAGGAGAATAAA
- the ehbF gene encoding energy conserving hydrogenase EhbF gives MNAMIPLIVIIPIIAALLLNLFGKNNRTIKVIAFIVGIILPILTLITGYGLHYFGGHQPLSLSNISGLPSYISSTGLYNLHPAITYNFTSLSKVFIFMMGIVVFLSIFAYLNSEKRASGPFLFLVFMGTASVSAMMMSDDLFNMYVFFEIAALIQTGIIIASKAEDNYETALKYMIIGSIGGPILLLGIAILLAIAGSVNITDIVNIVNTSLIRSPQTRPIVLFSFGLIFFGWLYASGFPPFHVIKSSIYSKAEPYAASVLQGMSLLTLVAFAVVMFRIFGKLNLFKGAVLLISIMAMVLGVSMAVMQTDFRRMIAYLSVGELGFVGLGFGLGSRFSITAGLFQGINELIVTALLFIGLGAVVYLTNTSNTRKLGGLISKNESMAIMVLLGGFAMAGVPPFNGFRSKFMIIEAALNSGFPEISVIAILVSIATFFVFVKAFYSIYLKPQPTDLEFVHETIPRSMVFAVAVLLIFCIVLGLYPGLVTNPIAELIGGLL, from the coding sequence ATGAATGCAATGATCCCTTTGATTGTAATTATTCCAATTATTGCAGCATTACTTTTAAATCTCTTTGGAAAAAACAATAGGACGATAAAGGTTATTGCTTTTATTGTAGGAATTATTTTACCAATTCTAACTTTAATTACAGGCTATGGATTACATTATTTCGGTGGTCATCAACCTTTATCATTAAGTAATATAAGTGGTTTACCAAGTTATATAAGCTCAACAGGATTATATAATCTACATCCTGCAATTACATATAACTTCACTTCCCTTTCAAAGGTTTTTATATTCATGATGGGAATTGTGGTTTTCTTATCAATATTTGCATATTTAAATTCTGAGAAGAGGGCATCAGGACCATTTTTATTCCTAGTATTTATGGGTACTGCTTCAGTATCCGCAATGATGATGTCTGATGATCTATTTAACATGTATGTATTTTTTGAGATAGCAGCATTAATCCAAACAGGTATTATTATTGCCTCAAAAGCAGAGGATAATTATGAAACAGCTTTAAAATACATGATAATTGGTTCTATTGGAGGTCCTATATTACTCTTAGGAATTGCTATATTGCTTGCAATTGCTGGAAGTGTTAATATAACTGATATTGTAAATATTGTTAACACTAGTTTAATACGCTCACCACAAACAAGACCTATAGTATTATTCTCATTTGGATTAATTTTCTTTGGATGGCTTTATGCATCAGGTTTTCCACCATTCCATGTAATAAAATCATCAATCTACAGTAAAGCTGAGCCTTATGCAGCCTCTGTACTTCAAGGTATGAGTTTATTAACTTTAGTTGCATTTGCAGTTGTAATGTTTAGAATATTTGGAAAATTAAATCTATTTAAAGGGGCAGTACTTTTAATTTCCATTATGGCAATGGTTTTAGGAGTTTCAATGGCTGTTATGCAAACAGATTTTAGAAGAATGATAGCATATCTATCAGTTGGTGAATTGGGTTTTGTCGGTTTAGGATTTGGATTAGGTTCTAGATTTTCAATTACTGCAGGTCTGTTCCAAGGTATTAATGAATTAATCGTAACTGCATTATTATTCATAGGATTAGGCGCAGTAGTTTATTTAACTAACACTTCTAATACTAGAAAGTTAGGGGGATTAATTTCTAAAAATGAATCAATGGCGATTATGGTATTACTTGGTGGTTTTGCAATGGCAGGAGTACCTCCATTTAATGGTTTTAGAAGTAAGTTTATGATTATTGAAGCAGCTTTAAATTCAGGTTTTCCTGAGATTTCTGTAATAGCTATACTTGTAAGTATTGCAACGTTCTTTGTATTTGTTAAGGCTTTCTATTCAATATATTTAAAACCTCAACCTACTGATTTAGAATTTGTACATGAAACAATTCCAAGATCTATGGTGTTTGCAGTTGCAGTGTTACTTATATTCTGTATTGTTTTAGGTTTATATCCGGGATTAGTTACTAATCCTATTGCTGAACTTATAGGAGGGTTACTATGA
- a CDS encoding 4Fe-4S binding protein, with the protein MFLSTNNCEGLGECVKQCPTEAIRLINGRAFSCITCGACYRACPNHAIYKNKYGGYGVDRAKCNGCGVCKFNCPINNIKIDEDGVVKGICARCGVCTDICPNNNRVDGFDLIKDKQISYLKSLDAALPRYETHTRPATESKTRLCVNTNLDDCILCGRCEYYCPTNAIRLTVDKARGLCNQCNICADVCPTQSIKNGIVNYDTCSLCLNCLKNCPNDAIILDDFKISVNKLQQENNGSIISCLNCGLCEDISETDSLVIVDGKLRYDISKDFDTLNNFNKSIEYCPVSTLHINSNGIVINNIEKDSYLEGYCTLCSNCVSVCEQNARVYDFVKWDGKANDTCINCGTCVEVCPEDAIILKKEGIEVNLDDCILCERCAIYCPVDAIKKSTLSKKVIIDGFNKIDQNFCINCKLCYNICPEDAIIDNGDSLTVNQDKCIYCGACKNICPSNAFIFDRTFVNKNQTIRCSK; encoded by the coding sequence ATGTTTTTATCTACAAATAATTGTGAAGGTTTGGGAGAATGTGTCAAACAGTGTCCTACTGAAGCTATACGATTAATAAATGGTAGAGCTTTTAGTTGTATTACTTGTGGTGCTTGTTATCGTGCTTGTCCTAACCATGCTATTTATAAAAATAAATATGGTGGTTATGGAGTCGATAGGGCAAAATGTAATGGATGTGGTGTTTGTAAATTTAATTGTCCTATAAATAATATTAAAATTGATGAAGATGGAGTTGTAAAAGGAATCTGTGCACGTTGTGGTGTTTGTACTGATATTTGTCCAAACAATAATAGGGTAGATGGTTTTGATTTAATTAAGGATAAACAGATAAGTTATTTAAAATCATTGGATGCGGCTCTTCCTAGATATGAAACTCATACTCGTCCTGCTACTGAATCAAAAACTAGATTATGTGTAAATACTAATTTGGATGATTGTATTTTATGCGGAAGATGTGAATATTACTGTCCTACAAATGCTATTCGTCTAACAGTAGATAAAGCTAGGGGATTATGTAACCAGTGTAATATCTGTGCCGATGTATGTCCAACTCAGTCTATTAAAAATGGCATAGTTAACTATGATACCTGTTCATTATGTTTAAACTGTCTTAAAAACTGTCCTAATGATGCCATAATTCTTGATGACTTTAAAATTTCCGTTAACAAGTTACAACAGGAAAATAATGGTAGCATTATCTCCTGTTTAAATTGCGGATTATGTGAAGATATATCAGAAACTGATTCATTAGTTATTGTTGACGGTAAGTTAAGGTATGATATTTCAAAAGACTTTGATACATTAAATAATTTTAATAAGTCTATTGAATATTGTCCTGTTTCTACTTTACATATTAATAGTAATGGAATTGTTATAAACAATATTGAAAAGGATTCCTATCTTGAGGGATATTGTACTTTGTGTAGTAATTGTGTGTCTGTCTGTGAGCAGAATGCACGTGTATATGATTTTGTTAAATGGGACGGTAAGGCAAATGATACATGTATTAACTGTGGAACTTGTGTAGAGGTATGTCCTGAAGATGCTATAATTCTTAAAAAAGAGGGAATTGAAGTAAATCTTGATGATTGTATACTCTGTGAAAGATGTGCAATTTATTGTCCTGTAGATGCGATTAAAAAATCTACATTATCTAAAAAGGTCATTATTGATGGATTTAATAAGATAGATCAAAACTTCTGTATTAATTGTAAATTATGTTATAATATTTGTCCTGAAGATGCAATCATTGATAATGGAGACAGTCTTACAGTTAATCAGGATAAATGTATTTACTGTGGAGCATGCAAGAATATCTGCCCTTCAAATGCATTTATATTTGATAGGACATTTGTAAATAAAAATCAAACTATCAGGTGTTCAAAATGA
- a CDS encoding succinylglutamate desuccinylase/aspartoacylase family protein, producing the protein MESDDVYSENYYNILESLKCNISLLDSCINSGGYISANQVLYNKIPKNDIFKDLLNIAIKGTPLIKIGNSGPKVMIVAGIHGNELPPQLACLYLIDYLLSNEVNGTVYLIPFAAPNASMNNSRSFNGVDLNRSTLDEGSISNIIYNIVGSEDIEAVGDFHSTSLNSNPGRESVFSSSHPTKLSYEIGKYIASSVGCQLINYDSAGILYKGALEDECNKIGIPAVTCEVVSPFGFMAPNSYKRSLLQMFKFLSFFNII; encoded by the coding sequence ATGGAATCAGATGATGTTTATTCAGAAAATTATTATAATATTCTTGAATCATTAAAGTGCAATATTAGCTTACTTGATTCCTGTATTAATTCTGGAGGTTATATCTCTGCTAATCAAGTTCTCTATAATAAGATTCCTAAAAACGATATCTTTAAAGATCTATTAAATATCGCTATTAAGGGCACTCCTTTAATTAAGATAGGTAATAGTGGACCTAAAGTAATGATTGTAGCAGGTATACATGGTAATGAATTGCCTCCTCAACTTGCTTGCTTGTATCTAATCGATTATTTATTGTCAAACGAGGTTAATGGTACTGTTTATTTAATCCCATTTGCGGCTCCTAATGCAAGTATGAATAATTCAAGATCCTTTAATGGTGTTGACTTAAACAGATCCACACTTGATGAGGGTTCTATTTCAAATATAATCTATAACATAGTTGGCTCTGAAGATATTGAGGCTGTCGGTGATTTCCATTCCACTAGTCTAAACAGTAATCCCGGTAGGGAATCAGTTTTCTCATCTTCCCATCCGACTAAGCTTAGTTATGAAATAGGTAAATATATTGCATCAAGTGTCGGATGTCAACTAATTAACTATGATAGTGCAGGAATTTTATATAAGGGTGCACTTGAGGATGAGTGTAATAAGATAGGTATTCCTGCTGTAACCTGTGAAGTTGTATCTCCATTTGGATTTATGGCTCCAAATTCTTATAAACGTTCTTTACTTCAGATGTTTAAATTTCTATCTTTTTTTAATATAATTTAA
- a CDS encoding monovalent cation/H+ antiporter subunit E, whose amino-acid sequence MKRFYLLKVGAFFMFLRRVYYGILYFLDLIYEIIKATCDVSKRVFNKDIDPVVIDIHTELERTVSQTILANSISLTPGTLSVDLDPESQIIKVAIIAPRDVKDVIPFEPYIKEMLE is encoded by the coding sequence ATGAAAAGATTTTATTTATTAAAAGTTGGGGCTTTTTTCATGTTTTTAAGAAGAGTTTATTACGGGATACTTTATTTCTTGGATTTAATTTATGAAATTATAAAAGCTACCTGTGATGTATCTAAAAGAGTGTTTAACAAAGATATAGATCCAGTTGTAATTGATATTCACACGGAATTAGAAAGGACTGTTTCTCAAACAATTTTAGCGAATAGTATTTCATTAACTCCAGGTACCTTATCAGTAGATTTAGATCCTGAAAGTCAAATAATTAAAGTAGCGATTATAGCTCCAAGAGATGTTAAAGATGTTATTCCTTTTGAGCCATATATTAAGGAAATGTTAGAATAA
- a CDS encoding argininosuccinate synthase, giving the protein MEKVVLAFSGGLDTTVCVKLLEEKYNYEVITACVDVGQPREEIEKSQNSADKLNNSKHYIIDAKEEFANDYISRGIKANAEYEGYPLSTALARPLIAMKIIEVAKKEGATAIAHGCTGKGNDQFRFEAIINSMSDLKVIAPIRELNLTRTEEVAYAKKHNLPLKNDKIYSIDINIWGRSIEGGDLEDPSIEPPEEIYEWTKSPEDALDTPQKVAIEFEEGIPIAINGEMMPLVDIIRKANEIAGACGVGRVDSIENRMVGFKSRETYEVPGAKLIIAAHKALEELVLTVSELRFAELMSTIYADLVYRAMWQEPLRDDLDQAIDEMQRRVSGKVVMKLYKGNIEPLTRESPFSLHSIEQITFEDKENDQKDFEGMIKYHNVQGANYQKLNM; this is encoded by the coding sequence ATGGAAAAAGTAGTTCTTGCATTCAGTGGAGGATTAGATACTACTGTATGTGTAAAATTATTAGAAGAAAAATATAATTATGAAGTTATTACTGCATGTGTTGATGTTGGACAACCTAGAGAAGAAATTGAAAAATCTCAAAACTCTGCAGATAAATTAAACAATAGTAAACACTATATTATTGATGCTAAAGAAGAATTTGCTAACGATTATATATCAAGAGGCATTAAAGCTAATGCAGAATATGAAGGTTATCCATTAAGTACTGCTCTTGCAAGACCTTTAATTGCTATGAAAATTATCGAAGTTGCTAAAAAAGAAGGAGCAACTGCAATTGCACATGGTTGTACTGGAAAAGGTAATGATCAATTCAGATTTGAAGCTATAATTAACTCAATGAGCGACTTAAAAGTTATTGCCCCTATCAGAGAATTAAACCTAACTAGAACTGAAGAAGTTGCATATGCTAAAAAACACAACCTTCCTTTAAAGAACGATAAAATCTACAGTATTGATATTAATATCTGGGGAAGATCCATTGAAGGAGGAGACCTTGAAGATCCATCAATTGAACCACCTGAAGAGATATATGAATGGACCAAATCTCCTGAAGATGCATTAGACACACCTCAAAAAGTTGCAATTGAATTTGAAGAAGGAATACCTATTGCAATAAATGGAGAAATGATGCCTTTAGTAGACATTATTAGAAAAGCTAACGAAATAGCTGGAGCTTGTGGTGTTGGTAGAGTAGACAGTATTGAAAACAGAATGGTCGGATTTAAAAGTAGGGAAACCTATGAAGTACCTGGTGCAAAATTAATAATTGCTGCACATAAGGCTTTAGAAGAATTAGTTTTAACTGTAAGTGAATTAAGATTTGCTGAACTTATGAGTACCATATATGCTGATCTCGTCTACAGAGCTATGTGGCAAGAACCTTTAAGAGATGATCTTGACCAAGCAATTGATGAAATGCAAAGAAGGGTTAGTGGTAAAGTAGTTATGAAACTATATAAAGGCAATATTGAACCATTAACTAGAGAATCTCCATTCAGTTTACACAGTATTGAACAAATCACCTTTGAAGATAAAGAAAACGATCAAAAAGACTTTGAAGGTATGATTAAATACCATAATGTACAAGGTGCAAACTATCAAAAACTTAATATGTAG
- a CDS encoding cation:proton antiporter subunit C produces MIGVDTQLLALLTAGALIIIGLFAAILIDNLIKKIVGLSFIEEGVNLFIICLGYKEGGVVPIFLPGMDSNWFALNSAYPLPQALVLTSIVIGASTLAVMLALAMVLYKKYGSLSTSKILNHKTDMGDEE; encoded by the coding sequence ATGATTGGAGTGGACACACAATTATTAGCTTTATTAACTGCGGGAGCTTTAATCATTATTGGACTTTTTGCAGCAATATTGATTGATAATTTAATTAAAAAGATTGTAGGTCTTTCCTTCATTGAAGAAGGTGTAAATCTTTTTATAATTTGTTTAGGTTACAAGGAAGGAGGAGTTGTTCCTATTTTCCTGCCTGGTATGGATTCAAATTGGTTTGCTTTAAATTCCGCATATCCATTACCTCAGGCTTTAGTATTAACTAGTATTGTTATTGGTGCTAGTACTTTAGCAGTTATGTTAGCACTTGCTATGGTTCTCTATAAAAAATATGGTAGTCTAAGTACTAGTAAAATTTTAAATCATAAAACTGATATGGGTGATGAAGAATGA
- the sfsA gene encoding DNA/RNA nuclease SfsA — translation MSDFKKAIFKSRPNRFIAICEIDGDEVKAHVPNTGRCKELLIEGVTVYLLPSNNPKRKTKYSLIFVENKGELVSLYSQDANRVVFEGIKSGKVKELKGYNIIEREKTIDNSRIDIYLGKEDNGEIMEDCYCEVKGVTLIKDGWAQFPDAPTERGSKHLKELIKLKEEGHRTVVFFLIQHPAADYFRPNWENDPDFAGNLNEAYEKGVEILVYKSHNGLDKVELEGKSLDFTLKK, via the coding sequence ATGTCTGATTTTAAAAAAGCTATATTTAAAAGTAGGCCTAATCGTTTTATTGCTATATGTGAAATTGACGGTGATGAGGTTAAAGCTCATGTTCCAAATACCGGAAGATGTAAGGAATTGTTAATAGAGGGGGTTACAGTATACTTGCTTCCAAGCAATAATCCCAAAAGAAAAACAAAATATTCCTTAATATTTGTTGAGAATAAGGGGGAATTAGTGTCATTATATTCCCAGGATGCAAATAGGGTTGTTTTTGAAGGTATTAAATCTGGAAAAGTCAAAGAACTTAAAGGATATAATATTATTGAAAGGGAAAAAACAATTGATAATTCAAGAATTGATATTTATCTGGGAAAGGAAGACAATGGAGAGATAATGGAAGATTGTTACTGTGAAGTAAAAGGTGTAACTCTAATTAAAGACGGTTGGGCACAATTTCCAGATGCACCAACGGAAAGAGGTAGCAAACATTTAAAAGAGTTAATTAAACTCAAGGAGGAAGGTCATAGAACAGTTGTCTTCTTTTTAATTCAACATCCTGCAGCAGATTACTTTAGACCAAATTGGGAAAATGATCCTGATTTTGCAGGAAACTTAAATGAGGCATATGAGAAAGGTGTCGAGATATTGGTTTATAAGTCTCATAATGGTCTGGATAAAGTGGAGCTAGAAGGAAAATCATTGGATTTTACTTTAAAAAAATAG
- a CDS encoding energy-converting hydrogenase B subunit B EhbB, whose amino-acid sequence MNILLISEYILIAALLFMMLVALRLTARRSISDTLIGCSAFALCTGVILVIVGDIFSINFCKDISLAIIFLGVVGTIGYAVVAGRT is encoded by the coding sequence ATGAATATACTACTAATTTCAGAATATATTTTAATTGCAGCACTCTTATTTATGATGTTAGTTGCTCTTAGATTAACTGCAAGAAGGAGTATTTCAGATACTTTAATTGGATGTTCTGCTTTTGCATTATGTACTGGAGTTATTCTTGTTATTGTAGGTGATATATTTTCAATTAATTTCTGTAAAGATATATCTTTAGCAATTATATTCTTAGGGGTTGTTGGTACTATAGGTTATGCAGTTGTAGCAGGGAGGACTTAG
- a CDS encoding metal-dependent hydrolase, translated as MSSYKLHSLFGLVLGSLFFQNPLAIYLSLVSSNIPDNDHKFRKDNVYKLIIAGLLIFIVLYILKLPYYLGILLCILGLIFYFSSHRGFTHSLLGIVILGFLIFSIIKLGSNILLSLGLFGNYQYSYYLSILVFIILLSIFSLNHRLVLPSILIFSGLFYLFPNIYLNDYILLFSIVIGLFSHIILDSFTSSGVKVLYPLSGRKFYKKFGIVSLIIIMMLAILIYNGFLLPLISFLFKIDLSLFIIKFHNLMF; from the coding sequence ATGTCTTCTTATAAATTACATAGTTTGTTTGGTCTTGTTTTAGGATCATTGTTTTTTCAAAATCCTTTGGCTATCTATCTCTCTTTAGTTAGCTCAAATATTCCAGATAATGATCATAAATTCAGAAAAGATAATGTTTATAAATTGATTATCGCAGGTCTTTTAATTTTCATTGTATTGTATATTCTTAAACTACCTTATTACTTGGGGATTTTATTATGTATTCTAGGTTTAATCTTTTATTTTTCTTCACATAGAGGTTTTACTCATTCCCTATTGGGTATTGTAATTTTGGGCTTTTTGATATTTTCAATAATAAAATTAGGCTCAAATATCCTATTGTCTTTAGGTTTATTTGGGAATTATCAATACTCTTATTACTTGTCTATATTGGTTTTTATAATATTGCTAAGTATATTTTCCCTAAATCACAGATTGGTCTTACCGTCTATTTTGATTTTCTCAGGATTATTTTATCTATTTCCCAATATTTATTTAAATGATTATATCCTTTTATTTTCAATAGTTATAGGTTTATTTTCTCATATAATATTGGATTCATTCACATCTTCAGGTGTTAAGGTTCTATATCCTTTATCTGGAAGAAAATTCTATAAAAAATTCGGTATTGTTTCTTTGATAATCATAATGATGTTGGCAATATTAATTTACAATGGTTTTTTATTACCTCTTATAAGTTTTTTATTTAAAATTGATTTGTCATTATTTATTATAAAATTTCATAATCTCATGTTCTGA
- a CDS encoding monovalent cation/H+ antiporter subunit G (subunit G of antiporter complex involved in resistance to high concentrations of Na+, K+, Li+ and/or alkali) has protein sequence MSFIIQCIQAILLLIAAILVVIAAIGIVRLSNDDMKNVDYARLHIFGVLDIACIIAFLGLNQLLLALLYFLVAPFVSHAIANAYYNSEDKINNKNEDNEHV, from the coding sequence ATGTCTTTTATTATTCAGTGTATTCAAGCTATTCTTCTATTAATTGCAGCTATTTTGGTTGTTATTGCTGCCATTGGTATTGTCAGATTAAGTAATGATGATATGAAAAATGTTGACTATGCTAGATTACATATTTTCGGTGTATTGGACATAGCTTGTATCATTGCATTTTTAGGTTTAAATCAATTATTATTAGCTTTATTATATTTCTTAGTTGCTCCATTTGTTTCTCATGCAATTGCTAATGCTTATTATAACAGTGAAGATAAAATTAATAACAAAAATGAGGATAATGAACATGTTTGA
- a CDS encoding DUF4040 domain-containing protein has protein sequence MFELIIIILVIITTLVASVLALVQTDLLKVAILTGVSGVGIAFLYQILLAPDVALTQAIVGGAIIPVFLALAVKKTKRVDDE, from the coding sequence ATGTTTGAGCTTATAATAATAATATTAGTAATCATTACTACTTTGGTAGCATCTGTTTTAGCTTTGGTTCAAACAGATTTATTGAAAGTGGCGATTTTAACTGGTGTTTCAGGTGTAGGAATCGCTTTCTTATATCAAATATTATTGGCTCCAGATGTAGCTTTAACTCAAGCTATTGTTGGAGGGGCAATTATTCCAGTATTCTTGGCTTTAGCTGTTAAAAAAACTAAAAGGGTTGATGATGAATGA